The Synechococcus sp. RS9916 DNA segment TACAGGCCGGTCACGGCATAGCGGCTCTTGGGCTGTTGAGGCTTTTCCTCAAGGCACAAGACCCTTCCCTGGGCATCGAACTCGGCCACGCCGTAACGCTCCGGATCACTTACCGGGTAGGCAAAGACGGTGGCGCCTGCTTGGTTGGCGTTGCTGCGCACGAGCTGAGGAACCAGATCGTGGCCGTGGAACAGATTGTCCCCGAGAATTAGGGCGGCAGGTGCACTCGCCAGGAACTCGGCGCCGATCACAAAGGCTTGGGCCAGACCATCGGGGCTGGGTTGCACCGCATAGGTGATCTCCATCCCCCACTTGCTGCCATCTCCCAGTAAGCGCTGGAAAGCTGCCTGGTCATGAGGTGTGGTGATCAGAAGCACTTCGCGAATCCCGGCCAGCATCAGCGTGCTGAGCGGGTAATAAATCATCGGCTTGTCGTACACCGGGAGGAGTTGCTTGCTCACCGCCTGAGTGATCGGATGTAGTCGACTGCCAGATCCACCCGCGAGGACGATGCCTTTCCTTTGCATTTGCTTAATTCGTCTTTTGAATTGAAAGATTCTTGTCAGGCAGGAGATAAAGCTGGTTTAGCTGGCTATGGATTTTTGGTCGCTGCGCCCGTAAACGTCGTCGAAGCGCACGATGTCGTCTTCGCCGAGATATTCGCCGCTCTGCACTTCGATCATTTCCACAGCGATGCGGCCAGGGTTGCTGAGGCGGTGGTGGCAGCCCATGGGGATGTAAGTGCTTTGGTTTTCGCCCACCAGTTGCTCTTCGCCGTCGCGCTCCACTAGGGCAGTGCCGCGCACCACCACCCAGTGCTCCGCCCGGTGGTGGTGCATCTGGAGCGACAGGCTGGCCCCCGGTTTCACCGAGATGCGTTTCACCTGCCAGCGGCTGCCTTCCATTACCCCGGTGTAGTGGCCCCAGGGGCGGTAAATCCGCCGGTGGGCCTTGCCCTCGGGGCTGCCGTCGGCTTCCAGTTGGCCCACCACGCGCTTCACGTTCTGGGCTTGATCGCGGCTGGCCACCAGGACGGCGTCGTCGGTTTCCACCACCACCAGGTTGTCGATGCCCAACCCCACCACCAGCCGGTGTTCGCTGCGCAGATAGCAATTGCTGCTGCCTTCGCTGATTACCCGGCCGCGCAGCACATTGCCCTCACTGTCTTTGTCGGAGGTGTCCCAGAGCGCGCTCCAGCTGCCCACGTCACTCCAGCCGGCATCCAGCGGCAGTACAGCGCCCAGCTGGGTTTGTTCCATCACGGCCACGTCGATGGCCACGTTGGGGCAGCGGGCAAAGGCACTCTTGTCGAGGCGACGGAAGTCGAGGTCGGCAGCGTCCTGTTCCAGGGCGGCTCGGCAGCAACTCACCACCTCGGGTGCCAGCCGTTCCAGTTCCGCCAACATGGCGCTGGCACGGAACAGGAACATGCCGCTGTTCCAGGTAAAGCGGCCGGTGGCTAGGAAGCCTTCGGCCTTAGCCCGATCCGGCTTTTCCACAAAGCGGGCGATCGGTGTGGGACTGAGGGTGCCGGCTTGAAGTGGTGCGGTGGCTTCGATGTAGCCATAGCCGGTCTCCGGTGCGGTGGGCACGATCCCGAACGTCACCAATTGGCCGGCCTCAGCTGCGGCACGGCCCGCCTCCACCGTGGTTCGGAACTGGGCGCCATCGCGAATCACATGGTCGGCAGCCAACACCAGTAGCAGTGGGTCTTCGCCACGGGAGGTGGCCTGGAGGGCAGCAATGGCCACTGCCGGAGCTGTGTTGCGGCCCATGGGCTCAAGCAGAATGGCGCTCGGCTTGATGCCGATCTGGCGCATCTGTTCAGCCACGATGAAGCGGTGATCTTCGTTGCAGATCACAAGGGGATTCGCCAGGTCTTCAAGGCCTTCTAGTCGCTGCTGGGTCTGTTGCAGCAGAGTGTCATCACCACTGCCGCCGAGAGCCCAGTACTGCTTGGGATAGCTGGCGCGGGACAGAGGCCAGAGGCGGGTGCCCGTGCCGCCGCAGAGAATGACAGGAATCAGGGGCGTGCTCACCGAAGCCTTGGCGCTTTTGGGCAGATCCTGCCCCACTCCGCAGGTCCTGTCAGCCCTGGTGGGTCACAGCTCCAGCAGGCCAGGTGGTGGCGTGAGCAGCAGCCAGCCGTCGTCGACGTGCACCTCCGGCACGATTGCCTCCACGAACGGCACCATCAAGGTGTCGCCGTCGGGTGTTTTCAGCTCGAGGAGCTCGTTGCCGCCGCTGATCAGATCACTCACCGTGCCGATCGCGTCTCCGTCGGCGCTCAGGCGGGCTTCCAGTCCCACCAGATCCAGCAGGTGGAATTCCCCTTCTTCCAGTTCGGGGCGGTCGTCGGCCGGCACCATCAAGGTTTGGCCGATCAGGGCTTCGGCTGCTTCGCGGTTGTCGATTCCTGCAAAGCGCACCACAAATACGCTCCTACCCGGCAGTTGACGACCACTTTTCAGTTCCATTTCTCTGGGGGCGGATCCCCGTGCTTTCAGCCAGCGGCTGCCGGGATCAGTGAACCGCTCTGGAAACTCACTGGCGGGGTTAATGCGCAGCTCGCCCTTCAGACCCTGAACACCCACCACCTTGCCCACCGGCAACCAGTCTTCGGAGGATGTGGGAACCGCGGGGGCGCCGGCGCTGAACATGGCCACAAGAGGAGACGTCACTCAATAATCCAGCTTGGCGATACGAGAGCTTTGTTCATTTCTTGACTCTGCCAACCAGCCAGAGGCTGAATTGGTTTTTGAAAATGCAATTACTCTCTGAGCCGGCCTAATGAAAGGTTTCGTTCAAAATCCTGTACCGCTGATAGGAGACCCTCTGATAGTGGAATCCGAGCCGACCATCCTAATTCACTTAGCCGGCTCACATTGAGTTGTTTTTTTGGTGTGCCGTCGGGTTTGCTGGTGTCCCAGTGAATGGTGCCGCTGTAGCCGACTGCTTCGGCTACTTGCTCGGCGAGTTCGCGGATACTGAGGTCGATACCGGTACCTACGTTGAGAAAGGCGAGCGGTGCGCCCTGATCGTCTTTCGGTGCATTGGCGGATAGAGCTGACCAGTTCTCGAGGGCAAAGACGCAGGCCTCACCCAGGTCATCGGCGTGCAGGAATTCGCGAAGGGGCGTGCCGCTCCCCCAGCAGGTCACCGAGGGGGCGTTTGCTTGCTTGGCTTCATGGAAGCGGCGGATGAGGGCTGGCAGAACATGGCTGCCGGTGGGATGATAGTTGTCACCGGGCCCGTAGAGATTGGTGGGCATCAGGCTGATGGCATCAAAGCCATGCTGTTGGCGCAGGGCTTCCGCGAGCTTGATCCCGGCGATTTTGGCGATGGCGTACCACTCGTTTGTGGGCTCCAGAGCGCCGGTGAGCAGTGTTTCTTCTCGGATCGGTTGCTCGGCGAATTTGGGGTAGATGCAGCTGCTGCCGAGAAACAGCAGCCGGCGGGTGCCGGCTTGCCAGGCCGCTTCCATCACGTTGGTCTGCAGACTGAGATTCTGCAGCAGGAAATCGGCGGGACGGCTGCGGTTGGCCTCAATGCCGCCGACGGTGGCGGCCGCCAGCACCACCACATCAGGGTGGTTGGTTTGCATCCAGGTGCTGACGGCCTGGCCATCGAGCAGATCGAGCTTTTGACGCGTGGGGGTGAGTAGTGCCCCGCCGCGCGCTGCATCGCCATAGCCCTTGCGCGTCAGCCCGCGGCTGATGGCACTGCCGGCCATGCCGCGGGCACCGGCAATGAAGATGCGGTCGCTTGCGCGGAGCAGAGATTTTGAGGAAGTGTTTGTCATTCCCGTGCCCCCACCACCTGGAAGCCTTTGGCTTGGAGGTAGGCCTCTTTACGGGCTTCTTCCTGGTCGACGGCGATCATCTCGTTGACCAGTTCTTCCAGGGTGGTGGTGGGCGTCCAGCCAAGCTTCTCGCGGGCGTTGGTGGGATCCCCGAGCAGGGTCTCCACTTCCGCGGGGCGGAAATAACGAGGATCGATGCGCACCACGATGGCTCCGGTGTCGCTGCGGCGGCCGGTTTCTCTTACACCTGAGCCCTCCCATTGGAGCTGACCCCAACCGAGGGCCTGGGCGGCGAGCTCAATGAAGCGGCGCACCGATTCTTGGCGGCCGGTGGCAATCACGAAGTCTTCTGGGGTCTCCTGCTGGAGCATGCGCCACTGCATTTCGACGTAGTCGCGGGCGTGGCCCCAGTCGCGCAGGGAATCGAGGTTGCCCATGTAGAGGCACTGGTCGAGGCCGGCATCAATGCGGGCCAGGCCACGGGTGATCTTGCGGGTGACGAAGGTTTCACCCCGCCTGGGGCTCTCGTGATTGAACAGCAGGCCATTGCAGGCATACATGCCGTAGGCCTCGCGGTAGTTGACGGTGATCCAGTAGGCGTAAAGCTTGGCCACGCCGTAGGGACTACGGGGGTGAAACGGGGTGGTTTCCTTTTGCGGGACCTCCTGAACCAGGCCGTAGAGCTCGGAGGTGGAGGCTTGATAGATGCGCGTTTTTGCTGTGAGACCGCAGATCCGCACGGCCTCGAGGATGCGCAGGGTGCCGAGGGCATCGACGTTGGCGGTGTATTCAGGTGCCTCGAAACTCACGGCCACATGGCTCTGTGCGCCGAGGTTGTAGATCTCATCGGGTTGAACCTGCTCGATGATGCGCTGCAGGTTGCTGCCGTCAGAGAGATCTCCGTAATGAAGGGTGAGGCGCGGAGGCTGTCCTGACCGATCAGTCTCGTGAGGATCTTGATAGAGGTGATCGATGCGGGTGGTGTTGAAGGAGGAGGCGCGGCGTTTGATGCCGTGGACGGCGTAGCCCTTCTCCAGGAGGAGCTCAGCGAGATAGGAGCCGTCCTGGCCGGTGATCCCAGTGATCAGAGCTTTTTTCATCGTCGAACTTTATCGTCGTTGCAGCCTTTGACAGTCACCTGGACGTAAGGATGTGACTTCTTTCATTCATGGTTTGAATCTCGATCGATGAGCATTGAGGTTTTAAACAATGTTTTACCTGGGCAGGGGTTGCTCTGGAGCTTTTGGATTGTTCCAGAATGCAGTTGCCCTTTAGCTACGAGGCCAATATCCACTCTTTGTCCGCTTTATTTTGAGTTTTTTAGTGTCTACGGGTCACCTCATTTTTCTGATCTTGTCCGCTGCTCACTAAGGCTGCTAAGAACTTTTGACCCTGATGAGGTTCCCGCTTTCTTGGGGATCAGTAGCTGAACACTCTGGCTCCTGCTGCGAGAGGGGTTATCGCTTCATCATCCCGCCGGGCGATACTGGGCCTCAGATCAGCCCATTGCTATGGCCAGCGCCACTCCGATTCTTCCTGGCGCCACGGTGAAAGTGGTCGATGCCACTTCGATTTACAACGGCTACACCGGGTTTGTGCAACGCATCAGCGGCGATCGCGCTGCTGTGCTGTTTGAAGGCGGCAACTGGGACAAGCTCATCACCATGCGGCTGCGCGACCTTCAAGCCGCCTGATGCCAGCCCCCCACCGTCCGCGACCGCCTGGCGCGGGTGGTGCTCGAATCCGACACGCGTGCCGGCAGGCTTTACAACCTGGTCGTTTTCGGCGCGATCCTGCTCAGCGTCGTGGGTCTGCTGTTCGAGCCTGCTCCAGGTCTGGCTTCGGCTTCGTCCGCACTAGTGCCTGCGTGGGTTGACTGGATCGACCGTCTGGCCCTGGCGATTTTCGCCGCCGATCTGGTGTTGCATCTGATCGCAAGCCCTAGGCCTCTGGCCTATCTGCGCAGCGTGTATGGCCTGATTGATCTGTCGGCGGTGTTGTTTTTTGCCGTGCCGCAGATCAACAGCGGCTTAGTGCTGTGGGTGTTCAAGTTCGGTCGCATCCTGCGGGTCTTTAAGCAGCTGCGCTTCATGGATGAGGCCCGCGCCCTCGGGGCAGCCCTCAAGGCCAGTGCCCGGCGTATCAGCGTGTTCATTCTGTTTGTGCTGATCCTCCAGGTGGTGCTCGGCTACGTGATGGTGGTAGTGGAGAGCTTCCATCCACAAAGCCAGTTCCGCTCTGTCGCTCAGGGCGTGTATTGGGCTGTGGTCACCATGACCACCGTTGGTTACGGCGACATCGTGCCGCAGACGGCCCTGGGCCGAATCCTTGCCATGGCTGTGATGCTGCTCGGTTTCGGAATCATTGCGATTCCCACAGGCATCGTCACGGTGGAGGGGCTGCGCCGGGCTGGGGTCCGGGCTGATCTCCGAACGTTCAACTGCGACCAGTGCGGGCAGCCCAATCACCGCGCTAAGGCTCGGTATTGCGATCGCTGTGGGGCTCAGCTGCCACCTTCAAGACTCTGAAGCGCCGCCTGGGCTGCGCGCTGTTCAGCGTCACGCCGTGATCCTCCCCAGCCTTCCGCCAGGGTTTTGCCTTGCAGTTCCACCTGGCAGCGGAACCGTTTTGGGTCGCCATGGCGTTGACTTTGCTCCTCACTGCAATAGGTGGGTAGGCCGAGCTTGCGGGCTTGGCTCCACTCCTGCAGAGCCGACTTGGCATTGCCCTTGTGGGGGTCGGCCAGCACTGCTGCACTGGTCCGCTGCCAGTGAGGGGTGAGCCAGCTGTGCACGGGCTCGATGGATCCCCATCCCTGATACAGCGCTCCGATCAGGGCCTCGGTGGCTTCTGCTCGCAGGGTCGCGCGCGCCGCGTCGTCCCCGCGGGCCTTGGCGCCGATGGTTTGCACTGCTTCGATGCCGATGCTGTCGCCGAGGGCGGCAAGCCAACGGTCGCTCACCAGTTGAGCCCGCAGGGCGGAGCGCTCGCCAACGGGGAGTTGGGGGTGGTGCTGTTCGATGTATTCACTGGCTGCCAGTCGAAGAACGGCATCCCCGAGAAATTCGAGACGCTCGTGGTTGATGTGCCTGCCGGTGGAGGTGTGGGTCAGCGCTTCATCCACCAGCGCCAGGGTTCGGGCTGCATTTGGGCTAGTGGAGGGGTTCAATCCCAGGTCTGCGCAGAAGCGCATCAGTTGCTCATCGCGCAGAGGTGAGGGATCGGATGGGGCCGAATCGATGGGCACGGATCTGGACCTAACAGGAGCGCAGCGGATGGCGTCAGCTGGGGCGCCAAAGGGGGTGAAAGCAGGACATAAGCCGGGTTCTGTTCTCCCTTCCAAAGAAGGGGGGTGATCATCTATCTGGGATCGCCGTTACCGGCGACCTCGAGCGGCGCACATCAGCGGAACGGGGTTGATGGCCAACCGTCGTTCCTCGGCCTTGCTCCCAGCCGGGGTTTACCGAGCCAGCACCTCTCGATGCTGCTGGTGCGCTCTTACCGCACCTTTGCACCCTTGCCTGTGCCGGCAAGCCGGCCATCGGCGGTGTGTTTCTGTGGCACTCTCCTCACGGTCACCCGCACTGGGCGTTACCCAGCAAGCCTGGCCATCGGGGAGCCCGGACTTTCCTCAACCAAGCGCCTCGGGGCCGAAGCCACCGATGCCCTGATCGCGATCACCTCGCCTGCTTTCAACCCCCATAATGGCTTTTAGGGGGCTGTAGCTCAGCCGGATAGAGCGACGGTTTCCTAAACCGTAGGTCGTGGGTTCGAGTCCCGCCAGCCCCGTTGTCCGTGGGTTTGTGATCCCGTAGCCGCCACTACATCTGGGGGGGTGGCGGGACCGCACTCTGTCGCTAGCGTTAACGCAGTGAATCCGGTGCCATGACCCAGCTTCACGATCTGCGGCTTCGGCTCTTGGTGCAGCAGGAAAGCGAGCGCATTGCTGATTCCCAGCCCACCGATCTCGATCTCTCGGTGGTTCAGGCCCGTTGCCTCTGCTGGCTGGCGTTGCTGGCGGAGGCCCATGAAGACCAGGCCAGCGATGCGGAACGTCGTGGCGACACTGAGCAGGCCATGGGTTGGTTTGCCGATTCGATGCGTCTTCGTGACGTGATTCAGGTCGTGTCATCCATTGAGATTCCGCTGCCGGGAATGTCCGACCTCACTGACGACGACAACGGCGAGGGGCCGCGTGGTCCGTCCGCCGATGACGGCGGATTTTCAGGGGAGCCGCCTCTGGCTGCTTAATCAGATGTCATGATGGGAATTGATCTTGAGGGTGTGACGTGCCTGAAGAGCCCTGTCAATGCCCTGACTGTCAGCGCTTTTATCGCGAGCACGATCGCCTCATTCGTGAATCTCCCACCCTGCGTCAGCAGCAGGAGCTGAGTTGGGCTGCACTTCAGGCCTTCCGCACCCTCTCGGGTCGTGTGCTGGAGGATCTCCAGAAGCAGCACGGTCCCCGTCCGGCTGAAACCCAGGCTCATGCCACGCCTGTCGGTGCCACTGAAGAGCCCGTTGATGCGCTTCATCAGGCCATGGCGGATCTCGAAAACATCAATGCGCATCTGTTTTCGATCGAGGCCTTGATGGAGCGCATCTTTGATGTGCGCGTTCCTGAAGCGATTGAACAGAAGTTCCGCGAGCTGGCTGGCGAGTTGGCGCCCGATCCCCTCAATGCTGATCGTCTGCGTTTAAACCGTCTGCTCCACCAGACTCCTGATCTGCCGGATCGCAGCTGATCGTTTGATTTCTCCTGTGTCAGCAGGGCTTGTCGTCGCCTTCCCACCAGCTGGTTGATGCTCCCGATTTACTCAGGGGCATCAGGTGGCTTGTGTGGTTTGACTTGCTCAGCTTGATCGCCAGGCAGGTCTCAGCCGTCAGCGCACGTCGCAGGTGATGTCGACTTTCAGGGGCTGTACTTTCCAGATGTGATCGCAGTATTCCTGGATTGAGCGGTCGGAGGAGAAGAAGCCGCTTCGAGCAGCGTTCAATACCGACATGCGGTTCCATTGGGTGCGGTCGCTCCAGGCCTGGCTGACGGCGTCCTGGGCGCGGAGGTAGTCGGCGAAATCGGCCATCACGAAGAAGGGATCGCTGCCGGTGAGGTTGTCGAGCAGAGGGCGGAACAGGTCGGCATCGCCGTTGCTGAAGTGGCCACTTTCGATCAGATGGATCGCTTCGGCCAGCTCAGGGGTGCTGTTGATCACCTCCCAGGGGCGATAACCGCTTTGCTTCAGGGCCGCGATCTCTTCCACGGTTTTGCCGAACAGGAAGAAGTTGTCGGCGCCGACCTTGTCGCGGATTTCCACGTTGGCGCCATCGAGGGTGCCGATGGTGAGGGCTCCATTCATGGCGAACTTCATGTTGCCGGTGCCTGAGGCTTCCTTCCCTGCAGTCGAGATCTGTTCGGAGAGATCGGAGCCGGGATACACCTGCTCACCCAGCTTCACCGTGTAATTGGGCAGAAACACCACCCGCAAGCGGCCATCCATATCTGGATCGGCATTGACCGTTTCGGCGATGCCGTTGATGAAGCGGATCATCAGTTTGGCCATGTAATAGCCCGGTGCCGCTTTGCCCCCAAAGATCACGGTGCGGGGCGCTAATCCATCGGCCTGGCCGTTCTTGATGCGCAGGTATTGGGTGATGATCTGCAGCGCATTCAGGTGCTGGCGTTTGTATTCGTGGATCCGCTTCACCTGCACATCGAACAAGCTCGCAGGGTCCACCAGCACACCGGAATGACGGTGGATGTAGTTCGCCAGTTTGCGTTTGACCGACAGTTTGGTTTCGCCCCATTGATAGAGAAACGTGCTGTCGTGTTGATGGGCTTCCAGCTTGCGCAGGCTCTCCATGTTGGAGATCCAGTCGGGGCCCACCATCTGGTCAAACAGAGCTGACATCTCTGGGTTTGCCAGCGCCACCCAGCGGCGGGGCGTCACGCCATTGGTGACATTGGTGAATTTCTCGGGCCAGAGTGCAGCAAATTCAGGCAGCAGTTGGGTGCGCACCAGATCGGAGTGCAGCGCGGCAACACCGTTGACGTGATGGGCGCCGATCGTGGCCAGGTGGGCCATGCGCACGGCTTTGTTGCCGTCTTCATCGATGATCGAGAGCTTGCGCAGGATGGCGTCATTGCCTGGGAAGCGCAGTCGTACCTGCTGGAGAAAGCGACGGTTGATCTCGTAGATCAGCTCTAGATGCCTGGGCAGCAGGTCGGCGAACAGGCGTAGATCCCACTTTTCCAGAGCTTCCGGCAGCAGGGTGTGGTTGGTGTAGGCCACCGATTGGGTGGTGATCTCCCAGGCCTGGTTCCATTCCAGGTGGCGATCATCGATCAGCAGCCGCATCAGTTCGGCCACCGCAATCGCCGGGTGGGTGTCATTGAGCTGCACCGTCCAGTAGTCGGCAAAGTTCTCCACCGCAAGGCCGCGGTGATCGAGGCTGCGCAGCATGTCCTGTAGGGAGCAGCTCACGAAGAAGTGCTGCTGCTTCAGGCGCAGGCGTCGGCCCTCATCGGTGCCGTCATTCGGATAAAGCACCTTGGAGAGGGTTTCGCTGCCCACCTTCTCCTCCACGGCGCCGTAGTAATCGCCGATGTTGAAGGCATAGAAGTCGAAGCTCTCGGTCGCGTCCGCGCGCCACAGGCGCAGGCGGTCGCAGGTGTTGACCCGGTAGCCCAGGACGGGCACATCGTGGGGGACGCCGATGGCATGCTCCGCCGGGATCCAACGGGAGCGGTAATTCCCTTTGTCGTCGAGATAGCTCTCGGTGCGGCCCCCGAATCCCACGAAGCAGGCTTCATCCGGTTGGGGCAGTTCCCAAGGCCACCCGCCTTTGAGCCACTTATCGGTGACTTCCACCTGCCACCCGTCGCGGATCAGCTGGTCGAAGATGCCGAACTCGTAGCGGATGCCGTAGCCGGTGGCTGGCACCTGTAGGCTGGCGAGGGATTCCATGTAGCAGGCCGCCAGACGGCCGAGCCCTCCATTGCCCAGGCCTGGCTCTTCCTCCACATCGAGGATCTGCTGCAGCGATTCCACGCCGAAGCGACGCACCGCTTCCTCGGCCTCCTTCTGAATCCCGAGGTTGAGAAGGTTGTTGTTGAGCTGGGGGCCGATCAGGAATTCCGCCGAGAGGTACGCCACTGTTTTCTGTGGCCGGGCTCGGATGGCCTCGAGGCTGGCCAGGTAGCGGGTCATCAGCCGGTCGCGCACCGCATAGCTGAGGGCCATGTAGAGGTCATGGCGGCTGGCGGTGGGGGCGAGTTTTCCCAGCGTGAAGAACAGGTGCTCGGTCATGCCGGCAAACACGGCATCGGCTTCAAGCCCGGCCCGTTCGGGGTCGGCGAAGCAGCTGGGCGTGGGCAGACGTAGATCGAGAGGCTCGGAGGTGCTCATCGCTCTCAGATATGACGGAACCGGGTGTGATCCAAGTGTGAGTCGGTTTGCCCTTGACTGGTTCACACGGTGCAGGAACTGTGACCGAGGCTTCAGCGCCAATGGTTGATTTCTGGTGAGTTGTTGCCTTGCTCGCCGGCATCAGCCCGGTGCCGCAGGATTTTTCCCTTGATTTGTTCTTTCGATTGGGGCGCCCTGGATCTACCGAAAAGCACCTGCTTGCTGCCATTGATCACCAGAGTGAAGCGATCGATTTGGGTACTGATCGCACGTGCCAACGGCGTGTTGATGTTGCCTTGCTCTCTGTGCCCACGCCGCAGCAGGTTGATCTGAACGGTTGCTGGAGGGGATCTCTTATAAGGTCCCTGGCATCAGGACCTGTTGATCTCGATGCTTGTGCCCTTGGAGCTGGCCCAGCTCTCTCCGATGCTGAGTGAGCTCAGCAGCCACGATCTGGAGGTGGCTGAAACCCTGATCGGGGTGGTGCGCTTCCTGTTGATCTTCGTGGCTGCCCGCACTCTGGCGGAGGTGTTGGTGCGGTTTCAGCTGCCCACGATCCTCGGGGAACTGTTGGCCGGCGTGATCATCGGTGCGTCGGGCTTGCATCTGCTGGTGCCGCCTGAAACCCAGGCCCATCTCAGCGACAGCTTCAGCCAGCTCATCGGTGGACTGGCCTCGATTCCGCCGGATGCCATTCCGGAGATCTACAACGAGACCTTCCCCTCGTTGCAGGCGGTCGCCACCCTTGGCCTCTATGCCCTGCTGTTCCTCACCGGTCTTGAGAGTGAATTAGATGAGCTCGTGGCGGTTGGTGGTCAGGCCTTCACGGTTGCAGTCGCCGGTGTTGTGTTGCCCTTTGCCATTGGCACCGCAGGCCTGATGGCCATTTTCCACGTGGATCTGATTCCGGCAGTGTTCGCTGGTGCCTCGATGACCGCCACCAGCATCGGTATTACCGCCAGCGTGTTTGGCGAACTGGGTTACCTGAAAACCCGTGAGGGCCAGATCGTGATTGGCGCTGCTGTGCTTGACGACATCCTCGGCATCGTGATCTTGGCGGTGGTGGTGTCCGTGGCGGCTGGAGGCACCTTCTCGATGGCTCCGATCCTCAAGCTGGTGGTGGCAGCGATCGTTTTTGTGGTGGCGGCCATTGGCCTCAGCCGCACGGCAGCGCCTGCTTTCGACTGGCTGATCGACAAACTTAAAGCCCCGGGGGAAGTGCTCGTGGCGTCCTTTGTGATCCTTACGCTCAGCTGCTTTGCCGCCACAGCCATCGGTCTGGAGGCTGCCCTGGGCGCGTTCGCGGCTGGCTTGATTCTGAGCGGCTCGAAGCACAACCACGCCATTCAGCAGGCGGTGCTGCCGATCGTGACCCTGTTCGCCACGATTTTCTTTGTGCTGGTGGGTGCCGGCATGGATCTGTCGGTGATCAATCCGTTGGATCCCGCCAGCCGTTCGGCTCTTGTGGTGGCCGGCTTCCTGTTGGTGATTGCCATCCTCGGCAAGATCGCTGCAGGTTGGGCCTTTGTGAGCAAACAGCCCACCAACCGTTTGGTGGTGGGCTTGGGAATGATGCCCCGGGGTGAAGTGGGCCTGATCTTCCTCGGGCTCGGTACGAGTGCGGGTCTGCTCTCGCCCTCTCTGGAGGCCGCCATCCTTGTGATGGTGATCGGCACCACCTTCCTGGCACCGGTGCTGTTGCGTCTGGTGCTTGGTGGCAACACCCCCGATGGGGGCGACAAGGTGGACGACTCGGTTGCCGCCGATCCAGTCGGATTGGTCTGATCAGCGAGACACCAGGTCAGTCCTTCGTTCTGTCCTGTCCCTGACTGCGGGCCAGGAGTAGGAACAGGCTCCAACCCACCGTGATCAAAGCCAGGCTCGATGCCCAGCCTGGTCCAAGGGTCCAGCTCAGGACGAGCTGGACCACCACGCCCACCCCCAGGGCGAGCACAAGGCTGCTGATCACTAGGGCAATCTGCTGCCAGCCGGCGCTTAGCGGACTGTTGAGCAGGCTGGCTTCGAAGCGGCTGAGGGGCCCGCTCAGGGGGAGATACAGCGCCAGGGCCCAGAACACGGCGCCACGCAGAGTGGCCGGATCATTGAAAGGGCCGTAGCCGAGAGCGAAGGCGTCCAAAGGAACAAGCGCTGGCAAGGCTCCTTAGCATCACCGCTCAAGGCCTGATCTGTCGTGACCCTTGCTCCAGAAGCCGCTCCGGAAGTGGTCAGCGACCTGGTCAGCCAGCGGCTGCCCCAGACCGTGTGTGAACCCTGGGAACACCTGGGCGCGTTTGTGCATTGCCTGCACTGCGCCCCCACCGACCCTGCTGCTGCGGCCTTGGCGAAGGAGCGTCCGGCCCTGTTGTTGGTCCATGGCTTCGGGGCCTCCACCGATCACTGGCGACACAACATCCCAGTGCTGGCGCGCACCCACGAGGTGCATGCCCTTGACCTGCTCGGGTTTGGTCGCAGCGCCAAGCCGGCCGGCCTCACCTATGGCGGTGCCCTCTGGCGGGATCAGCTCGTGGCCTACGTCAAGGAACGGATCGGTCGCCCCATCGTGATCGCCGGGAATTCCCTGGGTGGTTTCGCGGCCCTCGCTGCTGGTGCTGCACTGGGGAATGACTGCGCTGGCGTGGTGCTGCTCAATGCCGCAGGCCCGTTCAGTGATGAGCAGC contains these protein-coding regions:
- a CDS encoding ion transporter → MVLESDTRAGRLYNLVVFGAILLSVVGLLFEPAPGLASASSALVPAWVDWIDRLALAIFAADLVLHLIASPRPLAYLRSVYGLIDLSAVLFFAVPQINSGLVLWVFKFGRILRVFKQLRFMDEARALGAALKASARRISVFILFVLILQVVLGYVMVVVESFHPQSQFRSVAQGVYWAVVTMTTVGYGDIVPQTALGRILAMAVMLLGFGIIAIPTGIVTVEGLRRAGVRADLRTFNCDQCGQPNHRAKARYCDRCGAQLPPSRL
- the rnc gene encoding ribonuclease III, whose product is MPIDSAPSDPSPLRDEQLMRFCADLGLNPSTSPNAARTLALVDEALTHTSTGRHINHERLEFLGDAVLRLAASEYIEQHHPQLPVGERSALRAQLVSDRWLAALGDSIGIEAVQTIGAKARGDDAARATLRAEATEALIGALYQGWGSIEPVHSWLTPHWQRTSAAVLADPHKGNAKSALQEWSQARKLGLPTYCSEEQSQRHGDPKRFRCQVELQGKTLAEGWGGSRRDAEQRAAQAALQSLEGGS
- a CDS encoding cation:proton antiporter, coding for MLVPLELAQLSPMLSELSSHDLEVAETLIGVVRFLLIFVAARTLAEVLVRFQLPTILGELLAGVIIGASGLHLLVPPETQAHLSDSFSQLIGGLASIPPDAIPEIYNETFPSLQAVATLGLYALLFLTGLESELDELVAVGGQAFTVAVAGVVLPFAIGTAGLMAIFHVDLIPAVFAGASMTATSIGITASVFGELGYLKTREGQIVIGAAVLDDILGIVILAVVVSVAAGGTFSMAPILKLVVAAIVFVVAAIGLSRTAAPAFDWLIDKLKAPGEVLVASFVILTLSCFAATAIGLEAALGAFAAGLILSGSKHNHAIQQAVLPIVTLFATIFFVLVGAGMDLSVINPLDPASRSALVVAGFLLVIAILGKIAAGWAFVSKQPTNRLVVGLGMMPRGEVGLIFLGLGTSAGLLSPSLEAAILVMVIGTTFLAPVLLRLVLGGNTPDGGDKVDDSVAADPVGLV
- a CDS encoding glycogen/starch/alpha-glucan phosphorylase, which translates into the protein MSTSEPLDLRLPTPSCFADPERAGLEADAVFAGMTEHLFFTLGKLAPTASRHDLYMALSYAVRDRLMTRYLASLEAIRARPQKTVAYLSAEFLIGPQLNNNLLNLGIQKEAEEAVRRFGVESLQQILDVEEEPGLGNGGLGRLAACYMESLASLQVPATGYGIRYEFGIFDQLIRDGWQVEVTDKWLKGGWPWELPQPDEACFVGFGGRTESYLDDKGNYRSRWIPAEHAIGVPHDVPVLGYRVNTCDRLRLWRADATESFDFYAFNIGDYYGAVEEKVGSETLSKVLYPNDGTDEGRRLRLKQQHFFVSCSLQDMLRSLDHRGLAVENFADYWTVQLNDTHPAIAVAELMRLLIDDRHLEWNQAWEITTQSVAYTNHTLLPEALEKWDLRLFADLLPRHLELIYEINRRFLQQVRLRFPGNDAILRKLSIIDEDGNKAVRMAHLATIGAHHVNGVAALHSDLVRTQLLPEFAALWPEKFTNVTNGVTPRRWVALANPEMSALFDQMVGPDWISNMESLRKLEAHQHDSTFLYQWGETKLSVKRKLANYIHRHSGVLVDPASLFDVQVKRIHEYKRQHLNALQIITQYLRIKNGQADGLAPRTVIFGGKAAPGYYMAKLMIRFINGIAETVNADPDMDGRLRVVFLPNYTVKLGEQVYPGSDLSEQISTAGKEASGTGNMKFAMNGALTIGTLDGANVEIRDKVGADNFFLFGKTVEEIAALKQSGYRPWEVINSTPELAEAIHLIESGHFSNGDADLFRPLLDNLTGSDPFFVMADFADYLRAQDAVSQAWSDRTQWNRMSVLNAARSGFFSSDRSIQEYCDHIWKVQPLKVDITCDVR